In one Pempheris klunzingeri isolate RE-2024b chromosome 8, fPemKlu1.hap1, whole genome shotgun sequence genomic region, the following are encoded:
- the pnisr gene encoding arginine/serine-rich protein PNISR codes for MWDQGGQPWPQWPLSQQQWMQSFQHQQDPGQVDWAALAQAWIAQKESTGAEQQNIQPNGQDIPGLDTVAQGNHGTFQGDPAFGRMWQPEWGMHGQPPPPPPPEQAWIPPGSGPMDVVNPSEDSNSQDSVEFNSEAHHGVYPQNSHGYGAQPDSYAMAPMAMNQFDYQHGAASSFAPAPTGFHSPYWQGPPQNRRDTRPPGFRDRPRSPIQLPVKQEAPATLDAVKRRTLPAWIREGLEKMDREKQKKLERERMEKERAKMAKDDGKEHDADEEGDGPRVPRRSKFDSDDEGNDDNGDEEKTSIKKEFSGRSPSPPAEDSEPEMTEEEKEFQLMIITKTLLTEILLEVTNEEISHVAKDAHRKATRAPAKQLAQSSALASLTGLSGLGDYGSDESEDEDDRSVRGSESSDTDEEELRHRIREKQDAFRRKEREMLQLQEKQAQEALLAREEMVKERLSREKGEYNEGQPENPHKQEVKDREAEPMVERRRSRSEKEGSESKHSGRGKERSGRGGSDSPADCHSSSSRSSSSHSSRRSSSSSSSSSASSRSSSRSSSPQRKRRRSRSSSHKARQRSRSHSSHRHRSERSDKGRDRRRSSAERSGRHKKDRSDSRERRSRRSRSRSRERDRGRARARDSRSRSRDREKEKERDKERKRSRDGRDGSHSRSSKYKQRASSKDRERRRERSHSHEKDKKKKDKDREKESDKKKEKPKAKEKERDKEKGSSVVTEENGKSKKRKESDSFTDSQSDKHSRQDSKASKKGSAKGSKKRSDSDSSRSPTPEVSKEKKSKKSKRSRSRSTEKSHKSGKKASRKHKSKSRSRSTSPSRRSRR; via the exons ATGTGGGACCAGGGAGGACAGCCCTGGCCGCAGTGGCCTCTGAGCCAGCAGCAGTGGATGCAGTCTTTCCAGCACCAGCAAGATCCAG GTCAAGTGGACTGGGCCGCCCTGGCTCAGGCATGGATAGCCCAGAAGGAGTCGacaggagcagagcagcagaacattCAGCCCAATGGGCAGGACATCCCAGGCCTTGACACTGTCGCACAGGGCAACCATGGCACCTTCCAGGGTGACCCAGCATTTGGCAGAATGTGGCAGCCAG AATGGGGAATGCACGGccagccccctcctcctccaccccctgaGCAGGCCTGGATCCCTCCAGGATCAGGACCAATGGATGTGGTGAACCCCAGTGAGGACAGCAACAGCCAGGACAGTGTGGAGTTCAACTCTGAAGCCCACCACGGGGTTTACCCCCAGAACAGCCATGGGTATGGGGCACAGCCCGACAGCTACGCCATGGCCCCCATGGCCATGAACCAGTTTGATTATCAG CATGGCGCTGCCTCGTCCTTCGCCCCAGCACCCACTGGCTTCCACTCACCATACTGGCAAGGTCCTCCTCAGAACAGACGAGATACCAGACCACCCGGGTTCAGAGACAGGCCCAGATCCCCTATCCAGCTCCCTGTTAAACAGGAGGCCCCAGCAACGCTAG ATGCTGTAAAAAGACGCACCCTACCTGCATGGATCCGAGAGGGCCTTGaaaagatggacagagagaagcagaagaagcTAGAGCGAGAACGAATGGAGAAGGAGCGtgcaaaaatggcaaaagacGATGGCAAAGAGCATGATGCAGACGAAGAGGGAGATGGGCCACGCGTGCCCCGCAGGAGTAAATTT gacagtgatgatgaggGGAATGATGACAATGGTGATGAAGAAAAGACCTCCATAAAGAAAGAGTTTTCTGGCCGAAGCCCATCCCCTCCTGCAGAGGACAGTGAACCTGAAATGACCGAGGAGGAAAAGGAATTCCAGTTG ATGATCATCACAAAAACACTTCTGACAGAGATCCTTCTTGAGGTCACTAATGAGGAGATCTCGCATGTGGCCAAAGACGCTCACCGGAAAGCCACTCGAG CTCCTGCAAAACAGCTGGCACAGTCAAGTGCACTGGCTTCTCTGACTGGTCTCA GTGGGCTTGGTGACTATGGTTCAGATGAGAGTGAGGATGAGGACGATCGCAGCGTGCGTGGGTCTGAGTCTTCCGACACAGATGAGGAGGAGTTGCGGCATCGTATCCGGGAGAAGCAGGACGCCTTCCGCCGCAAAGAGCGGGAGATGCTCCAGCTCCAAGAGAAACAAGCACAAGAGGCTCTGCTTGCACGCG AAGAGATGGTGAAGGAGAGATTGagcagagaaaagggggaaTATAATGAGGGCCAGCcagagaacccacacaaacaggaagtaaaagaCAGGGAGGCGGAGCCCATGGTAGAGAGGCGTAGGTCCCGTAGTGAGAAGGAGGGTAGTGAGAGCAAACACTCAGGCAGAGGGAAGGAGCGATCAGGGCGAGGTGGCAGCGATTCTCCTGCAgactgtcacagcagcagctctcgctcctcctccagccacagcagccgccgttcttcgtcctcctcctcttcctcctcagcatcTTCCCGCAGTTCATCCCGATCCTCCTCCCCACAAAGGAAGAGGAGGCGTAGCCGGTCCTCCTCCCACAAGGCTCGCCAGCGCAGCCGCAGCCACAGTTCACACAGGCATCGCAGTGAGCGTAGTGACAAGGGcagggacaggaggaggagcagcgcAGAGAGATCAGGTCGCCACAAGAAAGACCGTAGCGACTCCAGGGAGCGCAGGAGCCGCAGGAGTAGATCCagatccagagagagagacaggggcaGAGCCAGGGCCAGAGACAGCCGCAGtcgcagcagagacagagaaaaggagaaagaaagggataaggagaggaaaaggagccGGGATGGCAGAGACGGCAGTCATAGTCGCAGCAGCAAATACAAGCAGAGGGCCTCCAGCAAAGAccgagagaggaggagggaaaggagtCACAGCCatgagaaagacaagaaaaagaaggaTAAGGATAGGGAGAAAGAGtcagataaaaagaaagaaaagccaaaggccaaagagaaagaaagggataAAGAAAAAGGAAGCTCTGTAGTTACAGAAGAGAACGGtaaatcaaagaaaaggaaagagagtgaCTCATTCACGGACTCTCAGAGTGACAAGCACTCTCGGCAGGACAGCAAAGCCAGCAAGAAGGGCTCCGCCAAAGGTAGCAAGAAGCGCTCAGACTCTGACTCAAGTAGATCCCCTACCCCTGAAGttagcaaagaaaagaaatctaaaaaatCCAAACGTAGTCGCTCAAGGTCGACGGAAAAATCTCACAAGTCTGGTAAGAAGGCAAGCCGCAAACACAAGTCTAAGTCGCGATCAAG GTCAACATCCCCCTCCCGTCGTAGCAGACGCTGA